AGCACGCCTGCGTTGCCAACCACCACGCCGTAGGCGTAGGCCGCGTCCTCTGCCGAGACGGGCTCGGCAGGCACCTGGCTGGCGGAGGGCGACGCCTCCGCGCCCTGCGATGCGGACGCGCTGGGGCGCTGCGCAGCGCCCTTGTTCGCCTGGGACACCATCACCACAAACAGCACGATGGCGCACACCAGGCACGCGATGACTGCAATCCAAATCCAACGTTTCTTCACGCTCTTACCTCCGTCATTTCAAATGCGCTTGCAAAAAACACCTGTTTATTATAGCCCATCTGGCCGCGCTTGCAAATGCCACTGCCGCGCGCAGGCGCTTTCTTTACAATTCTGCCACAATAAAGGCGGGCCCCGCCGCTTGCGGGGGGGCCGCCGATCTGCGCGCTATTTCAGCTTGCTTTCGTCCACCTGGGGCAGGGTTGCCAGCCCTTGACGCAGCATCTGCTCATCATAGGGAACGTCCACCAAGCGATCGTGATTGTACGCGTCGTACGCGGACAGGTCCAGATACCCGTTGCCACTGAGGCAAAACAGGATGGTCTTTTCCTCCCCCGTCTCTTTGCAGCGCAGCGCCTCGGCAATCGCCTGGCTGATGGCGTGCGCGGACTCGGGCGCGGGCAGGATGATCTCGCTTTGGGCAAACGTCACCGCCGCCTGGAACACCTCGCTCTGGTCCTTGCTCACCGCCTCGATCCATCCATCGTGGTACAGGGCGCTGACGATGGGCGATTCGCCGTGGTAGCGCAGGCCGCCCGAGTGGATGCCCGCCGGCACAAAGCCGCTGCCCAGCGTGTACATCTTGGAGATAGGCGTCACATGGCCGGTATCGGCGTAGTCGTAGGCGAACTTGCCCCGCGTGAGCGTGGGGCAGGCGCTGGGCTCCACCGCCACAAAGCGGGTACTGGATTTGCCGGAGAACTTGTCCTTCATAAAGGGGAAGGCGATGCCGGCAAAGTTGCTGCCCCCGCCGCAGCAGCCGATGACGATATCGGGATACGCCCCGATTTTCTCCATCTGCAGCATGGCCTCCTGGCCGATCACCGTCTGGTGCATGGCCACGTGGTTGAGCACGCTGCCCAGCGAGTAGCGGGTGTTCTGGCTGGAGACGGCGTCCTCCACCGCCTCGGTGATGGCGATGCCCAGGGAGCCGGTGGACTGCGGATCCTTTTCGAGGATGGCGCGGCCCGCCTCTGTGGTATCGCTGGGGCTGGGCACCACGCTTGCGCCGTAGGTCTCCATGATCATGCGGCGGTAGGGCTTCTGCTCGTAGGAGACCCGCACCATGTAGACGACGCAGTCCATGTCAAAGTGCTTGGTGGCCACCGCAAGCGCCGTGCCCCACTGGCCCCCGCCCGTCTCAGTGGTCAGGCGCGTCATGCCCGCCCGCTTGTTGTAATAGGCCTGCGGGATGGCGGAGTTGAGCTTGTGGCTGCCCGAGGGGTTGTTGCCCTCGTATTTGTAGTAGATATGCGCGGGCGTGCCCAGCGCCTGCTCCAACTTGTAGGCGCGCACCAGGGGCGAGGGGCGGTAGGAGCGGTAAATCTCCATCACTTCCTCGGGAATCTCGATGTAGCGCTCCTTGGAAAACTCCTGCTGTGCCAATCCGGGCGCGAGGATAGGGTAAAGGTCCTTTGCCTCAAGCGGCGCAAAGGTCTGTGGGTTCAGCATGGGCGCAAGCTCCATGGGCAGGTCCGCCTGGATGTTGTACCAATGGCGCGGCAGCTCCGATTCCTCCAGGAATGTCTTGTTGGGGATGTTGTTTTGCATGTGTGTTTTCTCCTCTCGTCTCATCTCGTCTTGCGTCTGATCGCGTCAGACCGTCTTTTATTATACGCGATCGAGCGGCGGCTTGGCAAGAATTGTCCTGAAAATGGGCCCCACGCTTGACTTTCTCCCCTGCTTTGGGCTATGATGAAGCCGATAACTTCATATCGCTCGGTGCGATGAACGAAAAGACAAGTAAGCGCGAGGTTTGCGTCTGCAAAGCGAGTCCGGGGTGGTGCAAAGCCGGATCAGACGCCCGCGCCCAAGGCGGTTTTGTGAGCGCCGTACCTTTTTTCGAGAGGGCGCGTCCCCACCTGTGTGGCGCGTCAATGAGGGTGGTACCGCGGAAGTGCAGCCTTTCGTCCCTTACCCAGGGAGGAAACGGCTGCTTTTTTGATCGTTTCTATCCCGCATGCTCCGGCCGCGCGCCTGCGGGGCCGAAGGACGCCATACGCACGTATTTATTTTTGAAGGAGTGAAAACACACAATGGATGCAACCATGGAGAAAATTGTGGCGCTGTGCAAAGCGCGCGGGTTTATCTACCCCGGCTCGGAGATC
Above is a window of Maliibacterium massiliense DNA encoding:
- a CDS encoding TrpB-like pyridoxal phosphate-dependent enzyme; protein product: MQNNIPNKTFLEESELPRHWYNIQADLPMELAPMLNPQTFAPLEAKDLYPILAPGLAQQEFSKERYIEIPEEVMEIYRSYRPSPLVRAYKLEQALGTPAHIYYKYEGNNPSGSHKLNSAIPQAYYNKRAGMTRLTTETGGGQWGTALAVATKHFDMDCVVYMVRVSYEQKPYRRMIMETYGASVVPSPSDTTEAGRAILEKDPQSTGSLGIAITEAVEDAVSSQNTRYSLGSVLNHVAMHQTVIGQEAMLQMEKIGAYPDIVIGCCGGGSNFAGIAFPFMKDKFSGKSSTRFVAVEPSACPTLTRGKFAYDYADTGHVTPISKMYTLGSGFVPAGIHSGGLRYHGESPIVSALYHDGWIEAVSKDQSEVFQAAVTFAQSEIILPAPESAHAISQAIAEALRCKETGEEKTILFCLSGNGYLDLSAYDAYNHDRLVDVPYDEQMLRQGLATLPQVDESKLK